Proteins encoded together in one Lathyrus oleraceus cultivar Zhongwan6 chromosome 5, CAAS_Psat_ZW6_1.0, whole genome shotgun sequence window:
- the LOC127080088 gene encoding uncharacterized protein LOC127080088 — protein sequence MNPGRRSVFSYKFVEPQLKALKGLGTRLDLDRKDDLKKAYGTLLGILNTEMNTTTIHTLVQFYDPPLRCFTFQDYPLAPTLEEYLYILGDEIKDRVYFVSTKELPKSHLLAEAFHLEKKDVELNLKLKGGTHGFTIKFLVEKAIAFSDVGSWITFNAIFALLIYGIVLFPSMEDFVDLTSIHIFLSKNLVPTLLADTYYSIHTRNQNKKGIVVCCVPLLFRWFISHLPNKDNLKWSRRIMSLTANDILWYSRAYDDVKVIPNCGSFLNMTI from the coding sequence ATGAATCCTGGTAGAAGAAGTGTGTTCAGTTACAAGTTTGTGGAACCCCAATTGAAAGCTTTGAAGGGTCTGGGAACTCGTTTGGACCTGGATCGCAAAGATGATTTAAAGAAGGCTTATGGGACTCTCCTAGGTATCCTCAACACTGAAATGAACACTACGACAATCCATACCttggtgcaattctatgatcctccctTGAGGTGTTTCACTTTTCAGGATTATCCGTTGGCACCGACGTTAGAGGAATACTTGTATATCTTAGGGGACGAAATTAAGGATCGGGTTTATTTTGTCAGTACCAAGGAACTACCAAAGTCTCATCTTTTAGCCGAAGCTTTTCATTTAGAGAAGAAGGATGTGGAGCTTAACCTTAAGCTTAAGGGGGGAACTCATGGTTTTACTATAAAGTTTTTGGTTGAGAAAGCCATTGCCTTTTCTGATGTTGGGAGTTGGATAACTTTCAACGCTATTTTCGCTTTGCTCATCTATGGGATAGTGTTGTTTCCTAGTATGGAAGACTTTGTGGACCTGACATCTATTCACATCTTCCTCTCCAAGAATCTGGTTCCTACGCTTCTTGCTGACACTTATTACTCTATTCATACAAGGAATCAAAATAAGAAGGGTATTGTGGTTTGTTGTGTTCCTTTGTTGTttaggtggtttatttcgcatcTACCCAATAAGGACAATCTCAAGTGGTCTCGGAGAATCATGTCTCTGACTGCTAATGATATTCTATGGTATTCTCGAGCCTACGATGATGTCAAGGTTATCCCGAATTGTGGAAGTTTCCTTAATATGACCATATAG